One segment of Deltaproteobacteria bacterium DNA contains the following:
- a CDS encoding amidohydrolase, with the protein MSPRSPAARSGLRTGAWPALLAAVAACGGAAKRTPAAKPPRLDVIAPWTDPEQDLPRPREVAPRPVEPPPPVAIRGATILTAAGDRIDGGTIVLADGVIAAIGAGDVPIPDGARVIDATGKFVTPGIIDTHSHIGVYAAPHVAAHSDGNEATAPVTAEVRAAYGYWPQDPAIARAAAGGVTAAQILPGSANLIGGRGFVVRMVPGRTVDEVRFPGAPSTLKMACGENPKRVYGEKGGPQTRMGEYAAFRAAFQSAVEYRAKWRAYARARELWLKKRARAQQLNATLPPKRRIPGEPAPEPPPRDAKLDTLAAVLDGDILVQIHCYRAPEIREMVAIADEFGFSIRSFHHALEAYKVRDVLVDHGIAISTWADWWGFKMEAFDGIPENAALFAEAGGRAVIHSDSSIGIQRLNQEAAKAMYAGRAAGIDISEDQALRWITANPAWVLGIDGVTGTLERGKRADVVVWSAHPFSVYARADLVFNGGELVYDRAAGPTPTDFELGNSAIDGGQK; encoded by the coding sequence ATGTCGCCCCGGTCGCCCGCCGCGCGCAGCGGTCTGCGCACCGGCGCGTGGCCCGCCCTGCTGGCCGCCGTCGCCGCGTGCGGCGGCGCGGCCAAGCGCACGCCCGCCGCCAAGCCCCCGCGCCTCGACGTGATCGCCCCCTGGACCGACCCGGAGCAAGACCTGCCCCGGCCGCGCGAGGTGGCGCCGCGCCCGGTCGAGCCGCCGCCGCCGGTCGCAATCCGCGGCGCCACGATCCTCACCGCGGCCGGCGACCGCATCGACGGCGGCACGATCGTGCTCGCCGACGGTGTCATCGCCGCGATCGGCGCGGGCGACGTGCCCATTCCGGACGGCGCGCGCGTGATCGACGCCACCGGCAAGTTCGTCACGCCCGGGATCATCGACACCCACTCGCACATCGGCGTGTACGCCGCGCCCCACGTGGCCGCCCACAGCGACGGCAACGAAGCCACCGCGCCGGTGACGGCCGAGGTGCGCGCCGCGTACGGCTACTGGCCGCAGGACCCGGCGATCGCGCGCGCGGCGGCCGGCGGCGTCACCGCCGCGCAGATCCTGCCGGGCAGCGCGAACTTGATCGGCGGCCGCGGGTTCGTCGTGCGCATGGTGCCCGGCCGCACGGTCGACGAGGTCCGGTTCCCCGGCGCGCCGAGCACACTCAAGATGGCGTGCGGCGAAAACCCCAAGCGCGTGTACGGCGAAAAGGGCGGCCCGCAGACGCGGATGGGCGAGTACGCGGCGTTCCGCGCGGCGTTCCAGAGCGCCGTCGAGTACCGGGCCAAGTGGCGCGCCTACGCCCGCGCCCGCGAGTTGTGGCTCAAAAAGCGCGCGCGGGCGCAGCAGCTGAACGCGACACTGCCGCCGAAGCGGCGCATCCCCGGCGAGCCCGCGCCCGAACCGCCGCCGCGCGACGCCAAGCTCGACACGCTCGCGGCGGTGCTCGACGGCGACATCCTGGTGCAGATCCACTGCTACCGCGCGCCCGAGATCCGGGAGATGGTCGCGATCGCCGACGAGTTCGGGTTTTCGATCCGGTCGTTTCACCACGCGCTGGAGGCCTACAAGGTCCGCGACGTGCTCGTCGACCACGGCATCGCGATCTCGACCTGGGCCGACTGGTGGGGGTTCAAGATGGAGGCGTTCGACGGCATCCCCGAGAACGCGGCGCTGTTCGCCGAGGCCGGCGGCCGCGCGGTGATCCACTCCGACTCGTCGATTGGCATCCAACGGCTCAACCAGGAGGCGGCCAAGGCGATGTACGCCGGCCGCGCGGCCGGGATCGACATCAGCGAAGACCAGGCGCTGCGCTGGATCACGGCGAACCCGGCGTGGGTGCTCGGCATCGACGGGGTGACCGGCACGCTCGAGCGCGGCAAGCGCGCGGACGTCGTCGTGTGGAGCGCCCACCCGTTTAGCGTGTACGCGCGGGCCGACCTGGTGTTCAACGGCGGCGAGCTGGTGTACGACCGCGCCGCCGGCCCGACCCCGACGGACTTCGAACTCGGCAACTCCGCGATCGATGGAGGTCAGAAATGA
- a CDS encoding serine/threonine protein kinase — MKSEPTDTSERTQPAGDGAQSTDATAPGGDARREPAPPAGGDDADTQIASPEALRRSREIAAASAQASALGSAPSVAGSGPLTATSPVDALKHEEVERTRQFLFIVYAFCAGIPASLPFLGGSRPLKWVLAGACAFLAVNGALLHRRLRRPDAYPQRQVTFVAFTAVIVAYTGVFYWGVFSVAPAIIVMGLYFFSRSESLRAALAVYLMCAGFQASLSGMILAGVFEDPGLFPVPDRPRHELILAQVILQGIYLSTYLIARATRQTTLRAIDRLQTAMVQVGQREALVQELKHELDEARRHEGMGRYSDQVLGGYKLGRVLGRGAMGEVYEAFHVDTDEPAAVKVLHPNVLENPNHVARFFREAKAASELASRHVVRVLTVSDTMELIPYVVMERLEGRDLADHLRERRRLSIRHVVKLVAEVGSVLDRAAQIGIVHRDIKPQNLLLHEPPDGPPTWKILDFGVSKLAGQSGTLTQGHVVGTPVYMAPEQARGEDVDGRADLYALGAVAYRCLTGRPPFTGKDVPAILYAVVYDMPPRPSDVAQLPADVDLVLAIAMAKRPQDRFETAADFAAALALAAEGRVDDALRARAQALLARHPWGRV, encoded by the coding sequence GTGAAGTCGGAGCCGACGGACACGTCCGAGCGCACGCAGCCCGCCGGCGACGGCGCACAGTCGACCGACGCCACGGCGCCCGGCGGCGACGCGCGCCGCGAGCCCGCGCCGCCGGCCGGCGGCGACGACGCCGACACGCAGATCGCGTCGCCGGAGGCGCTGCGGCGCAGTCGCGAGATCGCCGCCGCGAGCGCGCAGGCGTCGGCCCTCGGATCGGCGCCGTCGGTCGCCGGCAGTGGACCGCTCACGGCGACGTCGCCGGTGGACGCGCTCAAACACGAGGAGGTCGAGCGCACCCGCCAGTTCTTGTTCATCGTGTATGCGTTTTGCGCCGGCATCCCGGCGTCGCTGCCGTTTCTGGGCGGCTCGCGGCCGCTCAAGTGGGTCCTGGCCGGCGCGTGCGCGTTCCTCGCCGTCAACGGGGCGCTGTTGCACCGCCGCCTGCGGCGTCCCGATGCGTACCCGCAGCGCCAGGTGACCTTCGTCGCCTTCACGGCGGTCATCGTGGCGTACACCGGCGTGTTCTATTGGGGCGTGTTCTCCGTTGCGCCCGCCATCATCGTGATGGGGCTGTACTTCTTTTCGCGCAGCGAGAGCCTCCGCGCGGCGCTCGCCGTCTATCTGATGTGTGCGGGATTCCAGGCGTCGCTGTCGGGCATGATCCTCGCGGGCGTCTTCGAGGATCCGGGACTGTTCCCGGTACCGGACCGGCCGCGCCACGAGCTGATCCTGGCGCAGGTGATCCTTCAGGGCATCTACCTGTCGACCTATCTGATCGCTCGCGCGACCCGGCAGACGACGCTGCGCGCGATCGATCGCCTGCAGACGGCGATGGTGCAGGTCGGCCAGCGCGAAGCGCTGGTCCAGGAACTCAAACACGAGCTGGACGAGGCGCGCCGCCACGAGGGCATGGGCCGCTACAGCGATCAGGTGCTCGGCGGCTACAAGCTCGGCCGGGTGCTCGGACGCGGCGCGATGGGCGAAGTGTACGAGGCGTTCCACGTCGACACCGACGAGCCGGCCGCCGTCAAGGTGCTCCACCCGAACGTGTTGGAGAACCCGAACCACGTGGCGCGGTTCTTCCGCGAGGCGAAGGCCGCCAGCGAGTTGGCGTCGCGACACGTCGTCCGCGTGCTCACCGTGAGCGACACGATGGAGTTGATCCCGTACGTGGTGATGGAGCGGCTCGAGGGACGCGACCTCGCCGACCATCTGCGCGAACGCCGCCGGCTGAGCATCCGCCACGTGGTCAAGCTGGTCGCCGAGGTCGGCTCCGTGCTCGACCGCGCGGCCCAGATCGGCATCGTCCACCGGGACATCAAGCCACAGAACCTGCTGCTGCACGAGCCGCCCGACGGCCCGCCGACGTGGAAGATTCTCGACTTCGGCGTGTCCAAGCTCGCCGGTCAGTCGGGCACGCTCACGCAGGGGCACGTCGTCGGCACGCCGGTCTACATGGCCCCGGAGCAGGCTCGGGGAGAGGACGTCGACGGCCGCGCCGATCTGTACGCGCTCGGCGCGGTCGCGTACCGGTGCCTCACCGGCCGGCCGCCGTTTACCGGCAAGGACGTGCCGGCCATTCTGTACGCCGTGGTCTACGACATGCCGCCGCGCCCCAGCGACGTCGCGCAGCTGCCGGCCGACGTCGACCTCGTGCTCGCGATCGCGATGGCCAAGCGCCCCCAGGATCGGTTCGAGACGGCGGCCGACTTCGCCGCGGCGCTGGCGCTGGCGGCCGAGGGGCGCGTCGACGACGCGCTGCGCGCGCGCGCGCAGGCGCTGCTCGCGCGCCACCCGTGGGGCCGCGTGTGA
- a CDS encoding serine/threonine protein kinase has protein sequence MTRGDETAIEAPAARRRRRSRAPGGRAGDGAVTDDTGAATGDTGAATGDTASHGTAGGGSAGGPASDPRGPAVRSPADALRLDEIARTRRLLPMVLGLCVAAAVALPWIGGDPRAKALLYAGVVLSSLSSLWLHRITRDDAHGYTNLTVAAAWLSPSLTIVAAILYFGPFSPAPILAVLAVYLIGLGRSRTVAATVYGLLAAGQAGLAALAIANPDGVHSLVRADYLGLREQIIGQALVQAVLAATLFTARLSRRAALQAFEELDRAVRAIAQRDALIDEVRADLDRAMQIGGRGRFTGRRVGSFQLGVVIGRGAMGEVYEARHVDTGGEAAVKLLHPAAAGDDFEQRFHREVKAAAAVASPHIVRVIEVSPEGAALPYLAMERLRGQDLAQLLRDRRRLGKRALVKLAREVGAGIEAAGNAGIVHRDIKPQNLFLHRGDAPPDPHGREGTWKILDFGVSKVFGGDGTLTHGRVVGTPVYMAPEQAQGKDVDSRADLYALAAILYRALTGVPPFRGKDTPEILYRVVYDMPRRPTAIVDVPADVDAWFAIALAKHPDDRFFTADELCDALEAALAGALDDDWRERGRRLLKKATA, from the coding sequence ATGACGCGCGGCGACGAAACCGCGATCGAGGCGCCGGCCGCGCGACGCCGGCGGCGCAGCCGAGCGCCCGGCGGGCGCGCGGGCGACGGCGCGGTGACCGACGACACCGGCGCGGCGACGGGCGACACCGGCGCGGCGACCGGCGACACCGCCAGCCACGGCACGGCCGGCGGCGGCTCCGCCGGTGGGCCGGCCAGCGACCCCCGCGGCCCCGCCGTCCGGTCGCCGGCCGACGCGCTGCGGCTCGACGAGATCGCGCGCACGCGACGGCTGTTGCCGATGGTGCTCGGGCTGTGCGTCGCGGCCGCCGTCGCGTTGCCGTGGATCGGCGGCGACCCGCGCGCCAAAGCGCTGCTGTACGCCGGCGTCGTGCTGTCGTCGCTCAGTTCGTTGTGGCTGCACCGGATCACGCGCGATGACGCGCACGGCTATACCAACCTGACCGTCGCGGCAGCATGGCTGTCGCCCTCGCTCACCATCGTCGCCGCGATCCTGTACTTCGGACCGTTTTCGCCGGCGCCCATCCTCGCGGTGCTCGCCGTCTACCTGATCGGCCTCGGTCGCAGCCGTACCGTCGCCGCGACCGTCTACGGCCTGCTCGCGGCCGGCCAGGCCGGGCTGGCGGCGCTCGCCATCGCAAACCCGGACGGCGTCCACTCGCTGGTGCGCGCCGACTACCTCGGCCTCCGCGAGCAGATCATCGGCCAGGCGCTGGTGCAGGCGGTGCTCGCGGCGACGCTGTTTACCGCGCGGCTGTCGCGCCGCGCCGCCCTGCAGGCGTTCGAGGAACTCGACCGCGCCGTGCGTGCGATCGCGCAGCGCGACGCGCTAATCGACGAGGTGCGCGCCGACCTCGACCGCGCGATGCAGATCGGCGGCCGCGGCCGGTTCACCGGCCGCCGGGTCGGCTCGTTCCAACTCGGCGTCGTGATCGGCCGCGGCGCGATGGGCGAGGTCTACGAGGCGCGCCACGTGGACACGGGCGGCGAGGCGGCGGTCAAGCTGCTGCACCCGGCCGCCGCCGGCGACGACTTCGAGCAGCGGTTCCACCGCGAGGTCAAGGCCGCCGCCGCCGTCGCGTCGCCGCACATCGTGCGCGTCATCGAGGTGAGCCCGGAAGGTGCGGCGCTGCCGTACCTGGCGATGGAGCGCCTGCGCGGACAGGATCTGGCTCAGCTGCTGCGCGACCGCCGCAGACTCGGCAAGCGGGCGCTGGTCAAGCTCGCGCGCGAAGTGGGCGCCGGAATCGAGGCCGCCGGCAACGCCGGCATCGTCCACCGCGACATCAAGCCGCAGAACCTGTTCTTGCACCGGGGGGACGCTCCGCCCGACCCGCACGGTCGCGAGGGCACCTGGAAGATCCTCGACTTCGGCGTATCCAAAGTGTTCGGCGGCGACGGCACGCTCACGCACGGCCGCGTCGTCGGCACTCCCGTGTACATGGCGCCCGAGCAGGCGCAGGGAAAGGATGTCGACAGCCGCGCCGATCTGTACGCCCTCGCCGCGATCCTGTACCGCGCGCTCACCGGGGTTCCGCCGTTTCGCGGCAAGGACACGCCCGAGATCCTGTACCGCGTCGTGTACGACATGCCCCGCCGCCCGACCGCCATCGTCGACGTGCCCGCCGACGTCGACGCCTGGTTCGCGATCGCGCTCGCCAAGCATCCCGACGATCGCTTCTTCACCGCGGACGAACTGTGCGACGCGCTGGAGGCGGCGCTCGCGGGTGCGCTCGACGACGACTGGCGCGAGCGCGGCCGCCGACTGCTGAAAAAGGCGACCGCGTAA
- a CDS encoding TPM domain-containing protein translates to MWIRAVVRCGRAPNLASHRATSLARRYATASSPPRSRRGRGVVCAGKVLRSSPMLRGRHAAVALVAAAAAIAWAGAARAATPLPTRDPARSVYDTAGVLRPETRRALEALHRELFAKTGVMIVTVTVPRLVDETIEQFAVRVGQTWGVGRKGEDRGIVVALSVEDRRIFIATGYGVEGFLPDGRVGALLDAYVVPHLRRDDFDGGLANASAALARVVARHFGVALDGAIAVREPPRRRLTPGEIVVIALLLVALGYAFVRHPVLFLMLLSGGGHRGGGFGGGFGGGGGGGGFGGGGFGGGGAGRGF, encoded by the coding sequence ATGTGGATACGCGCCGTCGTGCGCTGCGGGCGTGCGCCGAACCTCGCCTCGCATCGCGCAACCTCGCTGGCGCGCCGATACGCAACAGCCTCCTCGCCGCCGCGGTCGCGCCGCGGTCGCGGTGTGGTGTGCGCGGGGAAGGTGCTACGGTCGAGCCCGATGCTCCGTGGCCGCCACGCCGCCGTCGCCCTCGTCGCTGCCGCCGCTGCGATCGCATGGGCGGGCGCCGCGCGGGCGGCGACGCCGCTGCCCACCCGCGACCCGGCCCGATCGGTCTACGACACCGCGGGCGTGCTGCGCCCGGAAACCCGCCGCGCGCTGGAGGCGCTCCACCGCGAGCTGTTCGCCAAGACGGGCGTCATGATCGTCACCGTCACGGTGCCGCGGCTCGTCGACGAGACGATCGAGCAGTTCGCGGTCCGCGTCGGCCAGACGTGGGGCGTCGGCCGCAAGGGCGAAGACCGCGGCATCGTCGTCGCGCTGTCGGTTGAGGACCGGCGCATCTTCATCGCCACCGGCTACGGCGTCGAAGGCTTCTTGCCCGACGGCCGCGTCGGCGCGCTGCTCGACGCGTACGTCGTACCGCATCTGCGGCGCGACGACTTCGATGGCGGCCTGGCGAATGCGAGCGCGGCGCTCGCACGGGTGGTCGCGCGCCACTTCGGCGTCGCGCTGGACGGGGCGATCGCCGTACGCGAGCCGCCCCGCAGACGGCTCACACCCGGCGAGATCGTGGTGATCGCGCTGCTGCTGGTGGCGCTCGGCTACGCGTTCGTCCGCCATCCGGTGCTGTTTTTGATGCTGCTGTCCGGCGGCGGCCACCGCGGCGGCGGCTTCGGCGGCGGCTTCGGCGGCGGCGGCGGCGGCGGCGGCTTCGGCGGCGGCGGCTTCGGCGGCGGCGGCGCGGGCCGCGGGTTCTGA
- a CDS encoding LemA family protein, with product MSKAARIAIGSVVLAVLIAGGCGVAKYNALVSANEEIDAAWAQVENVLQRRADLIPNLVNTVKGYAAHEKDIFSAVAEARSKLLAAKGPADAASAHAQMSSALGRLLAIAERYPDLKASANFTRLQDELAGTENRIAVERRRYNEAVKRYNTTIKRFPGNLFASLFGFEAREYFEAEATAKQVPKVEF from the coding sequence ATGAGCAAAGCTGCCCGCATCGCGATCGGGAGCGTCGTCCTGGCCGTCCTCATCGCCGGCGGCTGCGGCGTCGCCAAGTACAACGCGCTCGTGTCCGCGAACGAAGAGATCGACGCGGCGTGGGCGCAGGTCGAGAACGTGTTGCAGCGCCGGGCCGACCTCATCCCCAACCTCGTCAACACGGTCAAGGGCTACGCGGCGCACGAAAAGGACATCTTCTCCGCGGTCGCCGAGGCGCGCAGCAAGCTGCTGGCAGCCAAGGGCCCGGCCGATGCCGCCAGCGCGCACGCCCAGATGAGCTCGGCGCTCGGCCGGCTGCTGGCGATCGCCGAGCGGTACCCCGACCTGAAGGCCAGCGCGAATTTCACGCGCCTTCAGGACGAGCTGGCCGGCACCGAGAACCGCATCGCCGTCGAACGCCGCCGCTACAACGAGGCGGTCAAGCGCTACAACACGACGATCAAGCGGTTCCCGGGCAACCTGTTCGCGAGCCTGTTCGGGTTCGAGGCGCGCGAGTACTTCGAAGCCGAGGCGACCGCCAAGCAGGTTCCCAAGGTGGAGTTCTGA
- a CDS encoding DUF2760 domain-containing protein — translation MRFWLAFSCFFRLLFFMKLPAAAARYLPADALPKGLPEPDADAPAAAAEPAAAEPAAAEPAAAEPAQPRRPPANAAELRREGALALLGLFQREGRLVDFLQEAIDDYDDADVGAAARDIHRGCKKALDDHVRLEPIMPGNEDDTVTIKPGFDPGEIRLSGDVSGEPPFTGVLRHHGWRAVEVNLPVLGDQVDRSVIAPAEVEIG, via the coding sequence ATGCGCTTTTGGCTCGCTTTCAGCTGCTTTTTCCGGCTGCTGTTCTTCATGAAGTTGCCGGCCGCGGCCGCCCGCTACTTGCCCGCGGACGCGCTGCCCAAGGGCTTGCCGGAGCCGGATGCGGACGCGCCCGCGGCGGCGGCCGAGCCCGCGGCGGCCGAGCCCGCGGCGGCCGAGCCCGCGGCGGCCGAGCCCGCGCAGCCGCGGCGCCCGCCGGCGAACGCGGCCGAGTTGCGCCGCGAGGGCGCGCTCGCGCTGCTCGGCCTGTTCCAGCGAGAAGGCCGCCTCGTCGACTTCTTGCAGGAAGCGATCGACGACTACGACGACGCCGACGTCGGCGCGGCCGCACGCGACATCCACCGCGGCTGCAAGAAGGCGCTCGACGACCACGTGCGCCTCGAGCCGATCATGCCCGGTAACGAAGACGACACCGTCACGATCAAGCCGGGCTTCGATCCGGGCGAGATCCGCCTGTCGGGCGACGTGTCCGGCGAGCCGCCGTTCACCGGCGTCCTCCGCCACCACGGCTGGCGCGCGGTCGAGGTCAACCTGCCGGTGCTCGGCGACCAGGTCGATCGGAGCGTGATCGCGCCGGCCGAGGTCGAAATCGGCTGA
- a CDS encoding Hsp70 family protein, giving the protein MAGARYVVGIDLGTTNCAVAYVDTKQGGDIRPLPIPQVVAPGEVEPRPTLPSFLLLPGPHEVQRGALALPWRDDPGWCVGAFARDRGAELPHRLVASAKSWLCNAEVDLTEPILPWRSQAARDEDDGDGGERVSPIEAAARYLGHIRAAWDHAFPDAPLAEQDVLVTVPASFDAVATDLTARAARHAGLGDVTLLEEPQAAFYAWLAASGDSWRERLHAGDVVLVVDIGGGTTDFSLIAVADDGGALALERVAVGDHILLGGDNIDLALAHLVAQRLGDKGRTLSAKQRGALVHACRRAKEQLLADGGPDAVPIAVLGGGSKLIGGTLRAELTRADVDVLVVDGFFPPAALGDAPRERTRMGLGEVGLPYAADPAITRHLAHFLARHDRRPTAILFNGGVMQSGRLRARVTEIASGWFGGDPLPALAGTDLDLAVAHGAAYYGLVRRGDGVRIRGGLGRTYYIGIETAMPAIPGFEPPVHALCVAPFGLEEGSRVDLPDERFALVVGEPAEFRFFASTSRTDDRPGQVVEVDGDIVELAPIRTRLDPGDGHDAGARVPVSLSANVTELGALELWCVARDGSGRWKLEYNVRETER; this is encoded by the coding sequence ATGGCGGGCGCGCGCTACGTCGTCGGCATCGACCTGGGCACCACGAACTGCGCGGTCGCCTACGTCGACACGAAGCAGGGCGGCGACATCCGGCCGCTACCGATCCCGCAGGTCGTCGCACCCGGCGAGGTCGAGCCGCGGCCGACGCTGCCGTCGTTCCTGCTCCTGCCCGGGCCGCACGAGGTCCAGCGCGGCGCGCTGGCGCTGCCGTGGCGCGACGACCCGGGCTGGTGCGTCGGCGCGTTCGCGCGCGACCGGGGCGCCGAGCTGCCGCACCGACTGGTGGCGTCCGCCAAGTCGTGGCTGTGCAACGCCGAGGTCGACCTGACCGAGCCGATCCTGCCGTGGCGCTCGCAGGCGGCGCGCGACGAGGACGACGGCGACGGCGGCGAGCGCGTATCGCCGATCGAGGCGGCCGCGCGCTACCTCGGGCACATCCGCGCGGCGTGGGACCACGCGTTCCCGGACGCGCCGCTCGCCGAGCAGGACGTCCTGGTGACGGTGCCGGCGTCGTTCGATGCGGTCGCAACCGACTTGACCGCCCGCGCCGCGCGCCATGCCGGCCTCGGCGACGTGACCCTGCTCGAGGAGCCGCAGGCGGCGTTCTACGCGTGGCTGGCGGCGTCCGGGGATTCCTGGCGCGAGCGCCTGCACGCCGGCGACGTGGTCCTCGTCGTCGACATCGGCGGCGGCACCACCGACTTCTCTCTGATCGCGGTCGCCGACGACGGCGGTGCGCTCGCGCTCGAGCGCGTCGCGGTCGGCGACCACATCCTGCTCGGCGGCGACAACATCGACCTGGCGCTCGCGCACCTGGTCGCGCAGCGGCTCGGCGACAAGGGCCGCACGCTGTCGGCCAAACAGCGCGGCGCGCTCGTCCACGCCTGCCGCCGCGCCAAGGAGCAGCTGCTGGCCGACGGCGGCCCCGACGCCGTCCCGATCGCCGTACTCGGCGGCGGCTCGAAGCTGATCGGCGGCACCCTGCGGGCCGAACTCACCCGGGCCGACGTCGACGTGCTCGTCGTCGACGGCTTCTTCCCGCCCGCGGCGCTGGGCGACGCGCCGCGCGAGCGCACGCGCATGGGCCTCGGCGAGGTCGGCCTGCCCTACGCGGCCGACCCGGCGATCACGCGCCACCTGGCGCACTTCCTGGCGCGGCACGACCGCCGGCCGACCGCGATCCTGTTCAACGGCGGCGTCATGCAGAGCGGCCGGCTGCGCGCGCGCGTCACCGAGATCGCGAGCGGCTGGTTCGGCGGCGATCCGCTGCCGGCCCTCGCCGGCACGGACCTGGACCTCGCGGTGGCGCACGGCGCCGCGTACTACGGGCTCGTGCGCCGCGGCGACGGCGTGCGCATCCGCGGCGGCCTCGGCCGCACCTACTACATCGGCATCGAGACCGCCATGCCGGCGATTCCCGGGTTCGAGCCGCCCGTCCACGCGCTGTGCGTCGCGCCGTTCGGCCTCGAGGAGGGCTCGCGTGTGGACCTGCCCGACGAGCGGTTCGCGCTCGTCGTCGGCGAGCCCGCCGAGTTCCGCTTCTTCGCGTCGACCTCGCGAACAGACGACCGGCCCGGCCAGGTGGTCGAGGTCGACGGCGACATCGTGGAGCTCGCACCGATTCGCACTCGCCTCGACCCGGGCGACGGGCACGACGCGGGCGCGCGCGTGCCGGTGAGCCTGTCGGCGAACGTCACCGAGTTGGGCGCCCTCGAGCTGTGGTGCGTCGCCCGTGACGGCTCGGGCCGGTGGAAGCTCGAGTACAACGTGCGGGAGACCGAACGGTGA